From the Streptomyces nigrescens genome, one window contains:
- a CDS encoding AIM24 family protein has protein sequence MNQQQLSGYVPTPPAARMENHGSAMVKIAMQSGQDVLARTGSMVAYEGFVQYEPNPPAVRQMASQWLTGEGAPLMKCSGDGLLYLADYGADVVCINLNDDSLSVNGTSLLALDAHLQWGVQRVKGMAKFAGQGLFNVQISGTGWVALTSRGTPIVVDCGRGEDETYVDPDALVAWSTNLKMKGKRSFKASSMIGRGSGEAYQLGFSGQGFVVVQPSEDSTDRLRARG, from the coding sequence ATGAACCAGCAGCAGCTGTCGGGCTACGTCCCGACCCCGCCCGCCGCCCGTATGGAGAACCACGGCAGCGCCATGGTGAAGATCGCCATGCAGAGCGGCCAGGACGTCCTCGCCCGCACCGGCTCGATGGTCGCCTACGAAGGCTTCGTCCAATACGAGCCGAACCCACCCGCCGTCCGCCAGATGGCCTCCCAGTGGCTCACCGGCGAAGGCGCGCCCCTGATGAAGTGCTCCGGCGACGGCCTGCTCTACCTCGCCGACTACGGCGCCGACGTCGTCTGCATCAACCTCAACGACGACTCCCTCTCCGTCAACGGCACCAGCCTCCTCGCCCTCGACGCCCACCTCCAGTGGGGCGTCCAGCGCGTCAAGGGCATGGCGAAGTTCGCCGGTCAGGGGCTCTTCAACGTCCAGATCTCGGGCACCGGCTGGGTCGCCCTGACCTCCCGGGGCACGCCCATCGTCGTCGACTGCGGCCGCGGTGAGGACGAGACCTATGTGGACCCGGACGCCCTGGTCGCCTGGTCGACCAACCTGAAGATGAAGGGCAAGCGCAGCTTCAAGGCGTCCTCGATGATCGGACGCGGCAGCGGCGAGGCGTACCAACTGGGCTTCTCCGGCCAGGGGTTCGTCGTCGTCCAGCCCAGCGAGGACAGCACCGACCGGCTCCGGGCCCGGGGCTGA
- a CDS encoding TerD family protein: MAREFQRGHKAKIGDLTAGTDLYVGVQIAGPGLTFDISCFGLDADERLSDDRYFIFFNQPTSPEESIQLLGAQAGDSESFRVTLDKLPPHIQKLSFTAALDGDGQVSQIGPGYLRIVAGGEEVARYSFTGSEFSTERAVMLGDFYLKDVWRFAAVGQGFDGGLEALLKNFGGEVAEEAEAQPEPPATAQGVPGFAPPSGPAAPAPSFGVPAAAPAPQPAPEFGPPQGAPQEAPPAAPQPPQPTAPQVHNAPTLAAPMAPPAGPVPPPGVPGQQPPAPYGQPAPGQDPYGPPQPAPGGYPGQQAPQAPPYGQPVPPPGGYGAPQGRPAPYGQPGQQPPGAPYGGGQAPTVPQGGGPGLGVVLDKYKESPTGQRWTPQNSRLIRVDLGIDGQPVLARQGSMVLYQGKVDFGYKGAGFRGRIVGNATGQEMQLMRCSGQGQVFFAENSAHVHPIELQGDAICVSAEAVLAFDESLQHEVRRIEGHGIPGGALFTMQFQGTGTVVVKTQGTPVVLPVTPTTFADANAIVAWSAASQVIISSQVSLRRHAYPGHSGETVNLQFRGAPGNFIVVQPYEV; the protein is encoded by the coding sequence ATGGCCAGGGAATTCCAGCGGGGCCACAAGGCCAAAATCGGTGATCTGACGGCGGGAACGGATCTGTACGTCGGTGTGCAGATCGCCGGGCCCGGCCTGACCTTCGACATCAGCTGCTTCGGCCTGGACGCCGACGAGCGGCTCTCCGACGACCGGTACTTCATCTTCTTCAACCAGCCCACCTCGCCCGAGGAGTCGATCCAGCTGCTCGGCGCGCAGGCCGGCGACAGCGAATCGTTCCGGGTCACCCTCGACAAGCTCCCGCCGCACATCCAGAAGCTCTCCTTCACCGCCGCGCTGGACGGCGACGGGCAGGTCTCGCAGATCGGTCCCGGCTACCTCCGGATCGTGGCCGGCGGCGAAGAGGTCGCCCGCTACTCCTTCACGGGCAGCGAGTTCAGCACCGAACGCGCCGTCATGCTCGGCGACTTCTACCTCAAGGACGTCTGGCGGTTCGCCGCGGTCGGCCAGGGCTTCGACGGCGGCCTCGAGGCGCTGCTGAAGAACTTCGGCGGCGAGGTCGCCGAAGAGGCCGAGGCACAGCCCGAGCCGCCCGCCACGGCACAGGGCGTGCCGGGCTTCGCACCGCCGTCCGGGCCGGCCGCCCCCGCGCCGTCCTTCGGGGTGCCCGCCGCGGCGCCCGCCCCGCAGCCCGCGCCCGAGTTCGGCCCGCCCCAGGGCGCGCCGCAGGAAGCACCCCCGGCCGCACCACAGCCCCCGCAGCCCACCGCACCGCAGGTCCACAACGCGCCCACGCTCGCCGCGCCCATGGCCCCGCCGGCCGGCCCGGTCCCGCCGCCCGGTGTGCCCGGGCAGCAGCCGCCGGCCCCGTACGGCCAGCCGGCGCCCGGTCAGGACCCGTACGGCCCGCCGCAGCCCGCACCCGGCGGCTACCCCGGCCAGCAGGCCCCGCAGGCCCCTCCCTACGGACAGCCCGTGCCGCCGCCCGGCGGATACGGTGCCCCGCAGGGCCGGCCCGCCCCGTACGGCCAGCCGGGACAGCAGCCCCCGGGCGCTCCCTATGGGGGCGGTCAGGCGCCGACCGTGCCCCAGGGCGGCGGCCCCGGCCTCGGCGTCGTACTGGACAAGTACAAGGAAAGCCCCACGGGGCAGCGCTGGACTCCCCAGAACAGCAGGCTGATCCGCGTCGACCTCGGCATCGACGGCCAGCCGGTGCTCGCCCGCCAGGGCAGCATGGTGCTCTACCAGGGCAAGGTCGACTTCGGCTACAAGGGCGCCGGCTTCCGCGGCCGGATCGTCGGCAACGCCACCGGCCAGGAAATGCAGCTGATGCGCTGCTCCGGCCAGGGCCAGGTCTTCTTCGCGGAGAACAGCGCCCATGTGCACCCCATCGAGCTGCAGGGCGACGCCATCTGTGTGTCCGCCGAGGCCGTTCTCGCCTTCGACGAGTCGCTGCAGCACGAGGTCCGCCGTATCGAGGGCCACGGCATCCCCGGTGGCGCCCTGTTCACCATGCAGTTCCAGGGGACCGGCACCGTCGTCGTCAAGACCCAGGGCACCCCGGTCGTGCTGCCGGTCACCCCGACCACCTTCGCCGACGCCAACGCCATCGTGGCCTGGTCCGCCGCCTCGCAGGTGATCATCTCCAGCCAGGTGAGCCTGCGCCGGCACGCCTATCCGGGCCACTCCGGCGAGACCGTGAACCTCCAGTTCCGCGGTGCGCCCGGCAACTTCATCGTCGTCCAGCCCTACGAGGTCTGA
- a CDS encoding M48 metallopeptidase family protein, which produces MPADPSAHGPGETPLRRAADTSRGAAPSPVAGGPVTSAVEVRRSSRRRRTVSAYREGDRTVVLIPARMSEAEERRWVTVMLDKLAAQESKRMLGDGELAERARRLSGQYLDGRARPASVRWVTNQNTRWGSCTPAEGSIRLSHRLQGMPEYVIDYVLLHELAHLLVPGHGPRFWRLLESYPRTERARGYLEGVVAADRLPHLPVARGE; this is translated from the coding sequence GTGCCCGCCGACCCTTCCGCCCACGGCCCGGGGGAGACCCCTCTGCGCCGCGCCGCTGACACCTCGCGCGGGGCTGCCCCGAGCCCCGTGGCCGGCGGGCCGGTCACCAGCGCCGTCGAGGTGCGCCGCAGTTCACGACGGCGCAGAACGGTCTCCGCGTACCGCGAGGGCGACCGCACGGTTGTCCTGATTCCGGCCCGTATGTCCGAGGCCGAGGAACGGCGCTGGGTCACCGTCATGCTGGACAAGCTCGCCGCCCAGGAGAGCAAGCGGATGCTGGGCGACGGCGAGCTGGCCGAGCGCGCCCGGCGGCTGTCCGGTCAGTACCTGGACGGCCGCGCCCGCCCCGCCTCGGTGCGCTGGGTGACCAACCAGAACACCCGCTGGGGATCGTGCACCCCGGCCGAGGGCAGCATCCGCCTCTCGCACCGTCTCCAGGGCATGCCGGAGTACGTCATCGACTACGTCCTGCTGCACGAACTCGCTCATCTGCTGGTCCCCGGCCATGGCCCCCGGTTCTGGCGTCTGCTGGAGTCCTACCCCCGTACGGAACGGGCCCGTGGCTACCTCGAAGGGGTGGTCGCGGCCGACCGGCTGCCCCATCTTCCCGTCGCCCGCGGTGAATGA
- a CDS encoding ThiF family adenylyltransferase has translation MRHPMLKPALRRGWRDRETVRFGVAPAHAMVVGPVDTATGSFLSLIDGTRTMRQLVEEAALLDLPPEHVRGVVDRLGAAGLLEAPTAGGPATEAVRADHAAFEQLRPDLASLSVQHPEPAGALGRMGARRAIRARVKGAGRVGSAIAALLSASGVGRVEVFDGGTVQPWDVLPGGLPAERIGERRRTAAQRLVQQSSPWSRTPRPRVPVSESGEPGLSLVVLAPRDGLGAYAPDPVLSEPLLIAGIPHLYAGVIEGTGVVGPLVLPGGSACARCDELRRTDAEPAWPRLLAQWRSGRGAPAVPACDAALATTVAGIAAVQALAFLDGELPPCTGARMELAAPCASVRTVRIEPHPDCGCGAAASPSAAGASDPQPEHATMTE, from the coding sequence ATGAGGCATCCGATGCTCAAGCCCGCGCTGCGGCGCGGCTGGCGGGACAGGGAAACGGTGCGGTTCGGGGTGGCACCGGCGCATGCGATGGTGGTCGGCCCGGTGGACACGGCGACCGGCAGTTTCCTCTCACTGATCGACGGCACCCGCACCATGCGGCAACTGGTCGAGGAGGCGGCGTTACTGGACCTCCCGCCCGAGCATGTGCGGGGTGTGGTGGACCGGCTCGGCGCCGCCGGCCTGCTGGAAGCCCCCACCGCGGGCGGTCCGGCGACCGAGGCGGTACGGGCGGACCATGCCGCCTTCGAGCAGCTGCGGCCCGATCTGGCCTCCCTGTCGGTGCAGCATCCGGAGCCCGCGGGCGCGCTGGGCCGGATGGGAGCGCGCCGGGCGATCCGGGCCCGGGTCAAGGGAGCGGGGCGGGTCGGCTCCGCGATCGCGGCACTGCTCTCGGCCTCGGGGGTCGGGCGGGTGGAGGTGTTCGACGGTGGCACGGTCCAGCCGTGGGACGTGCTGCCCGGCGGGCTGCCGGCCGAGCGGATCGGCGAGCGGCGGCGCACTGCCGCGCAACGGCTGGTCCAGCAGTCCTCTCCCTGGAGCCGTACCCCACGGCCGAGGGTCCCGGTCAGCGAATCGGGCGAACCCGGACTGTCGCTCGTGGTGCTCGCCCCGCGGGACGGGCTCGGCGCGTACGCCCCCGACCCGGTGTTGTCCGAGCCGTTGCTCATCGCCGGCATTCCGCATCTTTACGCGGGGGTGATCGAGGGCACGGGTGTGGTGGGTCCGTTGGTGCTGCCCGGCGGTTCGGCCTGTGCCCGCTGCGACGAGCTGCGTCGTACGGACGCGGAGCCGGCCTGGCCGCGGTTGCTCGCGCAGTGGCGGTCGGGGCGTGGTGCACCCGCGGTTCCGGCCTGCGATGCCGCGCTGGCAACAACGGTCGCGGGGATCGCCGCCGTCCAGGCGCTGGCGTTCCTCGATGGCGAACTCCCGCCGTGCACAGGGGCACGGATGGAGCTCGCGGCACCGTGTGCGAGCGTGCGGACGGTGCGGATCGAGCCTCATCCGGACTGCGGCTGTGGCGCTGCCGCTTCACCGAGTGCGGCGGGCGCCTCGGATCCTCAGCCGGAACACGCCACAATGACGGAGTAA
- a CDS encoding ABC1 kinase family protein, translating to MSDLPRKAVTRTAKLAALPLGFAGRATWGLGKRIGGRSAEIVGRELQQRTAEQLFKVLGELKGGAMKFGQALSVFESALPEEVAGPYRAALTKLQEAAPPMPTSTVHAVLAEQLGEDWQELFEEFEDKPAAAASIGQVHRGVWHDGREVAVKVQYPGAGQALLSDLSQLSRFARLLGPLIPGMDIKPLITELRDRVSEELDYSLEAEAQRAHAEEFADDPDVVVPAVVHQCDQVLVTEWMAGVPLSEVIADGTDEQRDRAGQLLARFLFSGPARTGLLHADPHPGNFRLLAGDFPDGPVEEWRLGVLDFGTVDRLPEGLPPTIGASLRMTLDGEADAVYQLLCEEGFVKESIELDPDAVLEYLLPIIEPAQVDEFTFTRGWMRHQAARVGDPRSPAHQLGKQLNLPPAYLLIHRVTLSTIGVLCQLGATVRLRDELEAWMPGFVPEEEPAGSDLADFGTVVGADIGEEAVEGSTA from the coding sequence ATGTCTGATCTTCCCCGCAAGGCGGTCACCCGCACCGCCAAGCTGGCCGCGCTGCCACTGGGGTTCGCCGGCCGCGCCACCTGGGGCCTGGGCAAGCGGATCGGCGGCAGATCCGCCGAGATCGTCGGCCGTGAGCTCCAACAGCGCACCGCGGAACAGCTCTTCAAGGTGCTCGGTGAGCTGAAGGGCGGGGCCATGAAGTTCGGGCAGGCGCTGTCCGTCTTCGAGTCGGCGCTGCCCGAGGAGGTCGCCGGGCCCTACCGCGCCGCCCTGACGAAGCTTCAGGAGGCGGCGCCGCCGATGCCGACGAGCACGGTGCACGCGGTGCTGGCGGAGCAGCTCGGCGAGGACTGGCAGGAGCTGTTCGAGGAGTTCGAGGACAAGCCGGCCGCGGCGGCCTCGATCGGGCAGGTGCACCGGGGGGTGTGGCACGACGGCCGCGAGGTGGCCGTCAAGGTGCAGTATCCGGGTGCCGGTCAGGCGCTGCTGTCGGACCTGTCGCAGCTGAGCCGGTTCGCCCGGCTGCTGGGTCCGCTGATCCCGGGCATGGACATCAAGCCGCTGATCACCGAGCTGCGCGACCGGGTGTCGGAGGAGCTGGACTACTCCCTGGAGGCGGAGGCCCAGCGGGCACATGCCGAGGAGTTCGCCGACGACCCGGACGTGGTGGTGCCGGCCGTGGTCCACCAGTGCGACCAGGTGCTGGTGACGGAGTGGATGGCGGGAGTGCCGCTGTCCGAGGTGATCGCGGACGGCACCGACGAACAGCGGGACCGGGCCGGTCAGCTCCTGGCACGCTTCCTCTTCTCCGGCCCCGCCCGTACGGGCCTGCTGCACGCCGACCCGCATCCGGGCAACTTCCGGCTGCTGGCCGGGGACTTCCCGGACGGCCCCGTGGAGGAGTGGCGGCTGGGGGTGCTGGACTTCGGCACCGTCGACCGGCTGCCCGAGGGGCTGCCGCCGACGATCGGTGCCTCTCTGCGGATGACGCTGGACGGCGAGGCGGACGCCGTCTACCAGCTTTTGTGCGAGGAGGGCTTCGTCAAGGAGTCCATCGAGCTGGACCCGGACGCGGTGCTGGAGTATCTGCTGCCGATCATCGAACCCGCGCAGGTGGACGAGTTCACCTTCACCCGGGGCTGGATGCGTCATCAGGCGGCCCGGGTCGGCGATCCGCGCTCCCCCGCCCACCAGTTGGGCAAACAGCTCAATCTGCCGCCCGCATACCTCCTGATCCACCGTGTGACCCTGAGCACGATCGGGGTGCTGTGCCAGTTGGGGGCGACGGTACGGCTGCGCGACGAACTCGAGGCATGGATGCCCGGCTTCGTACCCGAGGAAGAGCCGGCCGGCTCGGACCTCGCCGACTTCGGCACCGTCGTCGGCGCGGACATCGGTGAGGAGGCCGTCGAAGGGTCCACGGCCTGA
- a CDS encoding WhiB family transcriptional regulator — MQLQTHTPSVATDLIPPPDPQENSLLPLTELDDEIDRLGAAVPCRTYDPEVFFAESPADVEYAKTLCQTCPVREACLAGAKDRREPWGVWGGELFVQGVVVPRKRPRGRPRKNPVAA; from the coding sequence GTGCAACTCCAGACGCACACCCCGTCCGTAGCAACCGACCTGATCCCTCCGCCCGACCCTCAGGAGAACTCCTTGCTGCCCCTCACCGAGCTCGACGACGAGATCGACCGCCTCGGCGCCGCTGTTCCGTGCCGTACCTACGACCCGGAGGTCTTCTTCGCCGAGTCCCCGGCCGACGTCGAGTACGCCAAGACGCTGTGCCAGACCTGCCCCGTCCGTGAGGCCTGTCTCGCCGGTGCCAAGGACCGCCGTGAGCCGTGGGGTGTCTGGGGCGGCGAGCTCTTCGTCCAGGGTGTCGTCGTGCCGCGGAAGCGTCCGCGTGGCCGTCCGCGTAAGAACCCGGTTGCGGCATGA
- a CDS encoding ATP-dependent DNA helicase UvrD2: protein MTAATDSSLFPQVPDSADGVLDGLDPEQREVATALHGPVCVLAGAGTGKTRAITHRIAYGVRAGILQPASVLAVTFTARAAGEMRGRLRQLGAGGVQARTFHSAALRQLQFFWPKAVGGEVPRLLERKIQLVAEAAARCRIRLDRNELRDVTAEIEWSKVTQTVPADYPAAVAKAGREAPRDPAEIGQIYRTYEQLKRDRGSIDFEDVLLLTVGVLQDRHDIAEQVRAQYQHFVVDEYQDVSPLQQRLLELWLGDRDNLCVVGDASQTIYSFTGATPDHLLNFRTRHPNATVVKLVRDYRSSPQVVHLANGLLSQAKGRAAEHRLELISQREAGPEPVYTEYADEPAEAEGTARRIRDLIASGVSAGEIAVLFRINAQSEVYEQALADVGVPYQLRGAERFFERPEVREAGVKLRGAARFGANDALLDDAVDLPSEVRAVLSDMGWSSRPPAGSGAVRDRWESLAALVRLAEDFAEARPTATLADLVAELDERANAQHAPTVEGVTLASLHAAKGLEWEAVFLVGLTEGMMPITYAKTDEQIEEERRLLYVGVTRARLHLGLSWSLARSPGGRASRRASRFLSGLRPGSGAVAGRRTPGAVSGGVERGEGASAVARRPKHRSPARCRVCNRTLTDAGEMKLMRCEDCPSELDEALYERLCEWRAEQAARSRQPAYCVFTDKTLMAIAEAVPGTESELAVISGVGRRKFDRYGSDVLAICAGEELAGVLEEGPGGAAKNSSKK, encoded by the coding sequence GTGACAGCAGCAACGGACTCCTCTCTTTTCCCCCAGGTGCCTGACTCGGCGGACGGGGTGCTCGACGGGCTCGACCCCGAGCAGCGCGAGGTCGCGACGGCTCTGCACGGTCCGGTGTGTGTGCTGGCGGGTGCCGGCACGGGCAAGACCCGCGCGATCACCCACCGGATCGCGTACGGGGTAAGGGCCGGGATTCTGCAGCCCGCGAGTGTGCTCGCTGTCACGTTCACTGCCCGCGCGGCCGGTGAGATGCGCGGCCGGCTGCGTCAGCTCGGCGCGGGCGGTGTCCAGGCCAGGACGTTCCACTCCGCGGCCCTGCGGCAGCTCCAGTTCTTCTGGCCGAAGGCGGTCGGTGGCGAGGTTCCGCGGCTGCTGGAGCGCAAGATCCAGCTCGTCGCCGAGGCCGCCGCCCGCTGTCGCATCCGGCTCGACCGCAATGAGCTGCGCGATGTCACGGCCGAGATCGAGTGGTCCAAGGTCACCCAGACCGTCCCGGCCGACTATCCGGCGGCGGTCGCCAAGGCGGGTCGTGAGGCCCCGCGCGACCCGGCCGAGATCGGGCAGATCTACAGGACGTACGAACAGCTCAAGCGCGACCGGGGCAGCATCGACTTCGAGGATGTGCTGCTGCTCACGGTCGGTGTGCTGCAGGACCGGCACGACATCGCCGAGCAGGTCCGTGCGCAGTATCAGCACTTCGTCGTCGACGAGTACCAGGACGTCAGCCCGCTCCAGCAGCGGCTGCTGGAGCTGTGGCTGGGGGACCGCGACAACCTCTGCGTGGTCGGCGACGCCAGCCAGACGATTTACAGCTTCACCGGCGCCACCCCCGACCACCTCCTCAACTTCCGCACCCGCCATCCGAACGCGACGGTCGTCAAGCTCGTCCGCGACTACCGCTCCAGTCCCCAGGTCGTGCACCTCGCCAACGGCCTGCTCTCCCAGGCCAAGGGGCGGGCGGCCGAACACCGCCTGGAGCTGATCTCGCAGCGCGAGGCGGGCCCCGAGCCCGTGTACACGGAGTACGCCGACGAGCCCGCCGAGGCCGAGGGCACCGCCCGCCGGATCCGTGACCTGATCGCTTCCGGTGTGTCGGCCGGCGAGATCGCCGTCCTCTTCCGCATCAACGCCCAGTCCGAGGTCTACGAGCAGGCGCTGGCCGATGTCGGTGTGCCGTATCAGCTGCGGGGCGCCGAGCGGTTCTTCGAGCGGCCGGAGGTGCGTGAGGCAGGCGTCAAGCTGCGGGGCGCCGCCCGCTTCGGGGCCAACGACGCGTTGCTCGACGACGCGGTGGACCTGCCGTCCGAGGTGCGGGCGGTGCTCAGCGACATGGGCTGGTCCAGCCGGCCCCCGGCCGGTTCCGGGGCGGTGCGGGACCGCTGGGAATCCCTGGCGGCACTGGTGCGGCTCGCCGAGGACTTCGCCGAGGCCCGGCCCACGGCCACCCTCGCCGACCTCGTCGCCGAGCTGGACGAACGGGCCAACGCGCAGCACGCGCCGACGGTCGAAGGCGTGACCCTCGCGTCCCTGCACGCCGCCAAGGGCCTGGAGTGGGAGGCCGTCTTCCTGGTCGGTCTCACCGAAGGCATGATGCCGATCACCTACGCCAAGACCGACGAGCAGATAGAGGAGGAACGCCGGCTGCTGTATGTCGGCGTCACCCGTGCCCGGCTGCATCTGGGGCTGTCCTGGTCGCTGGCGCGCTCTCCGGGCGGGCGGGCCTCCCGCCGCGCCAGCCGGTTCCTGAGCGGCCTGCGGCCGGGCTCCGGGGCAGTGGCAGGCCGCCGCACGCCGGGCGCGGTCTCAGGGGGCGTCGAGCGCGGTGAGGGGGCGTCGGCAGTGGCACGGCGCCCCAAGCACCGCAGCCCGGCCCGCTGCCGGGTCTGCAACAGGACGCTCACGGACGCGGGCGAGATGAAACTGATGCGGTGTGAGGACTGCCCCTCGGAGCTGGACGAGGCGCTCTACGAGCGGCTGTGCGAGTGGCGGGCCGAGCAGGCCGCGCGCTCCCGGCAGCCCGCGTACTGCGTCTTCACCGACAAGACACTGATGGCGATCGCGGAGGCCGTTCCGGGAACCGAATCGGAGCTTGCGGTCATCTCAGGAGTGGGGCGGCGGAAGTTCGACCGCTACGGCAGCGATGTGCTGGCAATCTGTGCCGGCGAGGAGCTCGCGGGGGTCTTGGAGGAGGGGCCCGGAGGCGCCGCGAAAAACTCGTCGAAAAAATAG
- a CDS encoding mycoredoxin: MAGTVTMYSTTWCGYCRRLKGQMDREGIAYTEINIEQDPDSAAFVEKANGGNQTVPTVLFPDGSTLTNPSLAQVKEKVGA; this comes from the coding sequence ATGGCGGGCACTGTGACGATGTACAGCACGACCTGGTGCGGTTACTGCCGTCGGCTGAAGGGCCAGATGGACCGCGAGGGCATCGCATACACCGAGATCAACATCGAGCAGGACCCGGATTCCGCGGCGTTCGTGGAGAAGGCGAACGGCGGCAACCAGACGGTGCCGACCGTGCTGTTCCCGGATGGGTCGACGCTGACCAACCCGTCCCTGGCGCAGGTCAAGGAGAAGGTCGGGGCCTGA
- the nudC gene encoding NAD(+) diphosphatase yields the protein MTTWTDHSADRPLTFSAPSGIDRSAHHRLDEAWLAAAWSHPTTRVFVVSGGQALIDDTPDGRTELITTPSFEAPLTEAHRYYLGTDDEGVSYFALQKDSLPGRMDQSARPAGLREAGLLLSPRDAGLLVHAVALENWQRLHRFCSRCGERTVIAAAGHIRRCPACGAEHYPRTDPAVIMLVTDEEDRALLGRQVHWPEGRFSTLAGFVEPGESIEQSVAREVFEEAGVVVGDVEYIASQPWPFPSSLMLGFMARATSSEIQVDGEEIEEARWFSREDLRAAFESGEVLPPYGISIAARLIELWYGKPLPKP from the coding sequence GTGACCACCTGGACCGACCACAGCGCCGACCGGCCGCTCACCTTCAGCGCGCCGAGCGGAATCGACCGCTCCGCCCATCACCGCCTCGACGAGGCCTGGCTGGCGGCGGCCTGGAGCCACCCGACGACGCGCGTCTTCGTGGTGTCCGGCGGTCAGGCGCTGATCGACGACACCCCCGACGGCCGCACCGAGCTGATCACGACGCCGTCCTTCGAGGCGCCGCTGACCGAGGCGCACCGCTACTATCTCGGCACCGACGACGAAGGCGTCAGCTACTTCGCCCTCCAGAAGGACTCGCTGCCCGGCCGCATGGACCAGTCCGCGCGCCCGGCGGGCCTGCGCGAGGCGGGCCTGCTGCTCTCCCCCCGCGACGCCGGCCTCCTCGTCCACGCCGTCGCCCTCGAGAACTGGCAGCGGCTGCACCGCTTCTGCTCACGCTGCGGCGAACGCACCGTCATCGCCGCCGCCGGCCATATCCGCCGCTGCCCGGCCTGCGGCGCGGAGCACTACCCGCGCACCGACCCCGCCGTGATCATGCTCGTCACCGACGAGGAGGACCGCGCCCTCCTGGGCCGCCAGGTCCACTGGCCCGAGGGCCGCTTCTCCACCCTCGCGGGCTTCGTCGAGCCGGGGGAGTCCATCGAGCAGTCGGTGGCCCGCGAGGTCTTCGAGGAGGCCGGTGTCGTCGTCGGCGACGTCGAATACATCGCCAGCCAGCCCTGGCCCTTCCCCTCCAGCCTGATGCTGGGCTTCATGGCGCGCGCCACCTCCTCCGAGATCCAGGTCGACGGCGAGGAAATCGAAGAGGCCCGCTGGTTCTCCCGCGAGGACCTGCGCGCCGCCTTCGAATCCGGCGAGGTCCTCCCGCCGTACGGCATCTCCATCGCCGCCCGCCTCATCGAACTCTGGTACGGCAAGCCGCTGCCCAAGCCGTGA
- a CDS encoding dipeptidase translates to MSTTPDSAVHAYLTLHREAFLEDLAEWLRIPSVSADPERAGDVRRSAEWLAAKLTDTGFPTTEIWETGGLPAVFAEWPSGDPSAPTVLVYGHHDVQPAAREDGWHTDPFVPQTIDGKLYARGAADDKGQVFFHTLGVRAHLAATGRTAPAVNLKLLIEGEEESGSPNFPALIEKHADRLACDAVIVSDTGMWSKDTPTVCTGMRGLTDCQIDLYGPDQDIHSGSFGGAVPNPATEAARLAAALHDTDRRVAVPGFYDGMIELTDRERELFAELPFDEEEWLRTAHSHAPLGEAGSTTLERIWARPTAEVNGIGGGYQGPGGKTIVPATAQLKLSFRLVAGQNAAAVQQSVRDWVAASLPAGIRHEISFWGATRPCLTPLDHPALQSVVRAMGRAFGQKIRFTREGGSGPAADLQDVLGVPVLFLGISIPSDGWHAPNEKVELDLLMKGVETAAHLWGDLAETWHTA, encoded by the coding sequence ATGAGCACCACCCCGGACAGCGCCGTCCACGCGTACCTCACCCTCCACCGCGAAGCCTTCCTCGAAGACCTCGCCGAGTGGCTGCGCATCCCCTCCGTGTCCGCCGACCCGGAGCGCGCCGGCGATGTACGCCGCAGCGCCGAATGGCTCGCCGCGAAGCTCACCGACACCGGCTTCCCGACCACCGAGATCTGGGAGACCGGCGGCCTGCCCGCGGTCTTCGCCGAATGGCCCTCCGGCGACCCGTCCGCGCCGACCGTGCTCGTCTACGGCCACCACGACGTCCAGCCCGCCGCCCGCGAGGACGGCTGGCACACCGACCCCTTCGTGCCGCAGACCATCGACGGCAAGCTCTACGCCCGCGGTGCCGCCGACGACAAGGGCCAGGTCTTCTTCCACACCCTGGGCGTGCGCGCGCATCTCGCCGCGACCGGTCGCACCGCCCCCGCCGTCAACCTCAAGCTGCTGATCGAGGGCGAGGAGGAGTCCGGCTCACCGAACTTCCCGGCCCTGATCGAAAAGCACGCCGACCGCCTCGCCTGCGACGCGGTGATCGTCTCCGACACCGGCATGTGGTCCAAGGACACCCCCACGGTGTGCACCGGTATGCGCGGCCTGACGGACTGCCAGATCGACCTCTACGGCCCCGACCAGGACATCCACTCCGGATCGTTCGGCGGCGCCGTCCCCAACCCCGCCACCGAGGCCGCCCGGCTGGCCGCCGCGCTGCACGACACCGACCGCCGCGTCGCCGTCCCCGGCTTCTACGACGGCATGATCGAACTCACCGACCGCGAACGGGAACTCTTCGCCGAGCTCCCCTTCGACGAGGAGGAGTGGCTGCGCACCGCGCATTCCCACGCCCCCCTCGGCGAGGCCGGAAGCACCACCCTGGAACGCATCTGGGCCCGCCCCACCGCCGAGGTCAACGGCATCGGCGGCGGCTACCAAGGCCCCGGCGGCAAGACGATCGTGCCCGCCACCGCACAGCTCAAGCTGTCCTTCCGGCTGGTCGCGGGACAGAACGCGGCCGCCGTGCAGCAGTCCGTACGCGACTGGGTCGCAGCGAGCCTCCCGGCCGGCATCCGCCACGAGATCTCCTTCTGGGGCGCCACCCGCCCCTGCCTCACCCCGCTCGACCACCCCGCGCTCCAGTCCGTCGTCCGCGCCATGGGCCGGGCCTTCGGCCAGAAGATCCGCTTCACCCGCGAGGGCGGCTCCGGACCGGCCGCCGACCTCCAGGACGTCCTCGGCGTCCCGGTCCTCTTCCTCGGCATCTCCATCCCGTCCGACGGCTGGCACGCACCGAACGAAAAGGTCGAGCTCGACCTGCTGATGAAGGGCGTCGAGACCGCCGCCCACCTGTGGGGCGACCTGGCGGAGACCTGGCACACGGCCTGA